One stretch of Paenibacillus sp. AN1007 DNA includes these proteins:
- a CDS encoding RNHCP domain-containing protein: MSRKTENTSFRCENCHAYVEPLTNGSFRNHCPICLFSKHLDNRPGDRLSSCKGLMKPIQLEFSSKKGYQIVHECTSCKKMQRNKIAVDTKQEDDILSFMTLNLPY; the protein is encoded by the coding sequence TTGAGTAGAAAAACTGAGAATACAAGTTTCCGTTGTGAAAACTGTCATGCATATGTTGAACCATTAACAAACGGAAGCTTTAGAAATCATTGTCCAATTTGCTTATTTTCTAAGCATCTAGACAATAGACCAGGCGATCGTTTAAGTAGTTGTAAAGGATTAATGAAGCCCATTCAACTCGAATTTTCTAGTAAAAAAGGATATCAAATTGTACATGAATGTACATCTTGCAAAAAAATGCAGCGTAATAAAATCGCTGTGGATACGAAACAAGAAGACGATATTTTAAGCTTTATGACATTAAATCTGCCATATTAG
- the smpB gene encoding SsrA-binding protein SmpB, giving the protein MGKNDGQSKVLAQNKKASHDYFIEDTYEAGMVLTGTEIKSLRNGRANIGDAFATIRNGEIHIHNMHISPFEQGNRHNPIDPTRTRKLLMHKVQIHKLLGLSKQDGYSIVPLKIYIRNGYAKLLLGLGKGKKQYDKRDTAAKRDAQRDIQRALREKQKVAR; this is encoded by the coding sequence ATGGGCAAGAATGATGGACAGAGTAAAGTGCTTGCACAGAACAAAAAGGCTTCCCATGACTACTTCATTGAAGATACGTATGAAGCGGGCATGGTATTGACCGGTACGGAGATCAAGTCTCTTCGGAACGGCCGTGCGAATATCGGTGATGCGTTTGCGACGATTCGCAACGGTGAGATTCATATTCACAATATGCATATTAGTCCTTTTGAACAAGGGAATCGGCATAATCCAATTGATCCAACACGCACACGTAAGTTGTTAATGCATAAAGTGCAGATTCATAAGCTGCTTGGACTGTCCAAGCAGGATGGATACAGTATTGTGCCGTTGAAAATTTATATTCGCAATGGTTATGCGAAGCTGCTGCTTGGCCTGGGTAAAGGTAAGAAGCAGTATGATAAACGTGACACTGCCGCGAAGCGGGATGCGCAGCGTGATATCCAACGTGCTCTGCGTGAAAAGCAGAAGGTTGCGCGTTAA
- the rnr gene encoding ribonuclease R, which produces MITEQQLLDFMRETAYKPMTYQELEQHFQIEDAADFRAFLIMLNTLEESGQILLTSNNRYGMPERMNLVRGRLQAHAKGFAFLIPEDREHPDVYIHANDMKSAMNGDTVLVKVTSQGPSGGRLEGEIVRIVTRAITQVVGVFQSHEVYGFVIPDDKRINRDIFIPRTNFAGAVDGQKVVAKIVSYPEGRAAAEGEIIEILGHKDEPGIDILSVIRKHQLPEAFPEEVMEEAEKAPDSITDEEIIQQGRRDLRGLNIVTIDGEDAKDLDDAVNVEKLPNGNYRLGVHIADVGYYVRENSKLDQEAYNRGCSVYLVDRVIPMLPQRLSNGICSLNPQVDRLTLSCEMEFNDQMKVVKHDIFTSVIKTKERMTYSNVRKILEGEEPELLERYKDLVDDFHLMKEIALKLRAMRMRRGAVDFDFEESKIIVDENCKPVDIVKRERSIAEQIIEEFMLAANETVAEHFHWLKVPFIYRVHEDPDQEKLQNFLAFAANFGHHVKGRGNSVHPRALQSLLEDINGTKEQTVISTMMLRSMKQAKYDSQMSGHFGLAAEFYSHFTSPIRRYPDLVIHRVIREVIENNGALPENRQEYLASRMSDIAQQSSERERVAVEAERDTEKMKKAEYMLDKVGEEFEGIISSVTSFGMFIELENTVEGLIRLSALTDDYYHFDDQHMALIGERTSKVFRIGDEVKIRVARVSMEEYTIDFEMVDMKPRRERDGGFDRGARGGKGGRPGSGGSRGGAKGGFGGSRGGKGGGAGAGGKRDRGGRTAEDSSKGARGGRGGTVNAGAGAGSSAGGFAGKGSGRPKGERRASDANAGAGASGSRGKGAVSFGFGSGKGGYSSSPAGQDSGSGERSQGSSLNGSGRGEGIFKSGKSGSVKGGKSGGKRKNTSPSGIFIGENATPGGAQEGGAPRRKRKKNKGGAGNSTAAFVRKKKK; this is translated from the coding sequence ATGATAACCGAACAACAATTACTCGACTTCATGCGGGAGACCGCTTATAAACCAATGACTTATCAGGAGCTGGAACAGCACTTTCAGATTGAAGATGCTGCTGATTTCCGAGCCTTTTTGATTATGCTGAATACGCTGGAGGAATCCGGCCAAATTTTGCTCACAAGTAACAACCGCTATGGCATGCCGGAACGCATGAATTTAGTGCGTGGGCGCCTGCAGGCGCATGCAAAAGGGTTTGCTTTTCTTATTCCTGAAGATCGGGAACACCCGGATGTTTATATCCATGCGAACGATATGAAAAGTGCAATGAATGGAGATACGGTGCTTGTCAAAGTGACTTCTCAAGGACCGTCCGGTGGTCGTCTTGAAGGCGAGATCGTACGGATTGTGACGCGTGCAATCACACAAGTTGTGGGTGTTTTCCAGAGCCACGAAGTGTATGGATTTGTCATTCCGGATGATAAACGGATTAATCGTGATATCTTTATCCCGCGTACGAATTTTGCTGGTGCAGTGGATGGACAAAAGGTCGTTGCCAAAATTGTCAGTTATCCGGAAGGCCGTGCGGCAGCTGAGGGGGAAATTATTGAGATTCTGGGACACAAGGATGAGCCGGGTATTGATATTTTGTCCGTCATTCGCAAGCATCAGCTGCCTGAAGCTTTCCCGGAAGAAGTGATGGAAGAAGCGGAAAAAGCGCCGGATTCCATTACAGATGAAGAGATTATTCAGCAGGGACGCCGTGACCTGCGTGGTCTGAACATCGTTACGATTGATGGTGAGGATGCGAAGGATCTGGATGATGCCGTTAACGTGGAAAAACTGCCAAACGGAAACTACCGTCTGGGTGTTCATATTGCGGATGTGGGTTACTATGTGCGTGAGAACTCCAAACTGGATCAAGAAGCGTATAACCGTGGATGCAGTGTGTATCTCGTTGACCGAGTTATTCCGATGCTGCCGCAGCGGCTGTCCAACGGGATCTGCAGTTTGAATCCGCAGGTAGATCGTCTGACATTGTCCTGTGAGATGGAGTTTAACGATCAGATGAAAGTTGTGAAGCACGATATTTTCACAAGTGTCATTAAGACGAAAGAACGTATGACATACTCTAACGTACGTAAAATACTCGAAGGCGAAGAGCCGGAGCTGCTTGAGCGTTATAAAGATTTGGTGGATGACTTCCACTTGATGAAAGAGATTGCTTTGAAGCTTCGTGCGATGCGTATGCGCCGGGGAGCGGTTGACTTTGATTTTGAAGAGTCCAAAATTATTGTCGATGAGAACTGTAAACCGGTGGATATTGTGAAACGGGAGCGTTCCATTGCGGAACAAATCATTGAGGAATTCATGCTTGCAGCCAATGAGACAGTAGCTGAACATTTTCACTGGCTCAAAGTGCCGTTCATCTATCGTGTGCATGAAGATCCAGATCAGGAAAAACTGCAAAATTTTCTCGCCTTTGCGGCGAATTTTGGACACCATGTCAAAGGACGAGGCAATTCTGTTCATCCACGAGCGCTTCAATCGCTGCTCGAGGATATTAACGGCACGAAGGAGCAGACAGTCATTAGTACGATGATGCTGCGTTCCATGAAACAGGCTAAATATGACTCGCAAATGTCGGGCCACTTTGGTCTGGCGGCAGAATTCTATAGTCACTTCACATCTCCGATTCGTCGTTATCCCGATCTGGTTATTCACCGCGTCATTCGAGAGGTCATTGAGAATAACGGAGCATTACCTGAAAACCGTCAGGAGTACTTGGCAAGCCGCATGTCGGATATCGCACAGCAGTCCTCGGAACGTGAACGTGTAGCGGTTGAAGCTGAGCGGGATACGGAGAAAATGAAAAAAGCCGAATACATGCTCGACAAAGTTGGTGAAGAGTTTGAAGGCATCATCAGCAGTGTAACCAGCTTTGGTATGTTTATTGAGCTGGAGAACACGGTAGAAGGTTTGATTCGCCTCAGTGCCCTGACAGATGATTACTACCATTTTGACGATCAGCATATGGCTTTGATTGGGGAACGTACTTCCAAGGTGTTCCGCATCGGTGACGAAGTGAAGATTCGTGTAGCCCGTGTAAGCATGGAAGAATATACGATCGATTTTGAAATGGTAGATATGAAACCTCGCCGAGAACGTGATGGCGGTTTCGATCGTGGTGCTCGCGGTGGTAAAGGTGGTCGTCCTGGTAGCGGAGGCAGCCGAGGCGGAGCCAAAGGTGGCTTCGGTGGAAGCCGTGGCGGCAAAGGCGGCGGAGCTGGTGCAGGCGGTAAACGTGACCGCGGGGGCAGAACGGCAGAAGACAGTAGTAAAGGTGCTCGCGGTGGGCGTGGCGGAACGGTAAATGCCGGAGCAGGTGCTGGCTCATCAGCGGGTGGATTTGCTGGTAAAGGCAGCGGCAGACCTAAAGGTGAACGTCGTGCGAGTGATGCAAATGCAGGCGCAGGCGCTTCAGGTAGTCGTGGTAAAGGTGCAGTGAGCTTCGGTTTTGGCTCGGGCAAGGGCGGATATAGCTCATCCCCAGCGGGTCAGGATAGCGGATCAGGTGAGCGTAGTCAGGGAAGCAGCCTGAATGGAAGTGGCCGTGGAGAAGGAATCTTCAAATCCGGTAAGAGTGGCAGCGTTAAAGGTGGCAAAAGTGGAGGTAAACGTAAGAACACCTCACCTAGCGGTATTTTTATCGGCGAAAATGCTACACCGGGCGGCGCGCAAGAAGGCGGAGCACCGCGTCGCAAGCGGAAGAAGAACAAAGGCGGAGCTGGAAACAGTACGGCAGCTTTTGTACGCAAGAAAAAGAAGTAA
- the secG gene encoding preprotein translocase subunit SecG, which yields MDIALKLLLVVFSIGLITVVLLQHGKSAGLAGAISGGAEHLFGKTKARGLDLFLQRATVVLGAGFMILAIIVTVVSK from the coding sequence ATGGATATTGCTTTGAAATTGCTGCTCGTTGTTTTCTCGATCGGTCTAATCACTGTAGTATTGCTGCAGCACGGGAAAAGCGCTGGTTTGGCGGGTGCCATCTCCGGTGGTGCGGAACATCTTTTCGGTAAAACGAAAGCGCGCGGATTGGATCTTTTCTTGCAACGTGCCACAGTAGTACTGGGTGCAGGATTTATGATCTTGGCTATTATTGTTACGGTGGTCTCCAAGTAA
- the eno gene encoding phosphopyruvate hydratase: MTIISDVYAREVLDSRGNPTVEVEVYLESGAIGRAIVPSGASTGAHEAVELRDGDKSRYLGKGVLQAVKNVNEIIAPEVIGMDALDQLGIDKLMIALDGTPNKGKLGANAILAVSMAVARAAADALELPLYVYLGGFNAKALPVPMMNIINGGEHADNNIDVQEFMVLPVGAPSFKEALRVGAEIFHNLKSVLSSKGLNTAVGDEGGFAPNLGSNEEAITTIIEAIEKAGYKPGVDVFLGMDVASTEFYKDGKYTLAGEGKSYTSAEYVDLLASWVEKYPIITIEDGMSEDDWDGWKLLTEKLGDKVQLVGDDLFVTNTERLARGIEQGIGNSILIKVNQIGTLTETFDAIEMAKRAGYTAVISHRSGESEDSTIADIAVATNAGQIKTGAPSRTDRIAKYNQLLRIEDQLDELAQYNGLKGFYNLKK; the protein is encoded by the coding sequence ATGACTATTATTTCTGACGTGTACGCTCGCGAAGTCCTCGACTCCCGCGGTAACCCTACAGTTGAAGTTGAAGTATACCTGGAGTCCGGCGCAATCGGACGCGCAATCGTTCCATCCGGTGCATCCACTGGTGCCCACGAAGCTGTTGAGCTTCGCGATGGTGACAAATCCCGTTACCTCGGTAAAGGCGTTCTGCAAGCTGTTAAAAACGTAAATGAAATCATCGCTCCAGAAGTTATCGGTATGGATGCGTTGGATCAACTGGGTATCGACAAATTGATGATCGCTTTGGATGGTACGCCAAACAAAGGTAAATTGGGTGCAAACGCAATCCTGGCTGTATCCATGGCTGTAGCACGTGCTGCTGCTGACGCTCTGGAATTGCCGCTGTATGTTTACTTGGGCGGATTCAACGCAAAAGCACTGCCGGTACCAATGATGAACATCATCAACGGTGGTGAGCACGCGGACAACAACATCGATGTACAAGAGTTCATGGTACTGCCAGTTGGCGCACCAAGCTTCAAAGAAGCTCTTCGCGTAGGCGCAGAGATCTTCCACAACCTGAAATCCGTACTGAGCTCCAAAGGCTTGAACACAGCTGTAGGTGACGAAGGTGGTTTCGCACCAAACTTGGGGTCTAACGAAGAAGCAATCACTACAATCATCGAAGCAATCGAAAAAGCAGGTTACAAACCAGGTGTTGACGTATTCCTGGGTATGGACGTTGCTTCCACTGAGTTCTACAAAGATGGTAAATACACTTTGGCTGGTGAAGGTAAATCCTACACTTCCGCAGAGTATGTTGACCTTCTGGCTTCATGGGTTGAGAAATACCCAATCATCACAATCGAAGACGGTATGTCCGAAGATGACTGGGATGGTTGGAAATTGCTCACTGAAAAATTGGGTGACAAAGTACAGCTCGTTGGTGACGACTTGTTCGTAACAAACACGGAGCGTCTTGCTAGAGGTATCGAGCAAGGTATCGGTAACTCCATCCTGATCAAAGTAAACCAAATCGGTACATTGACTGAAACATTTGATGCAATAGAAATGGCTAAACGTGCAGGATATACAGCTGTAATCTCTCACCGTTCCGGTGAGTCCGAAGACAGCACAATCGCTGACATTGCTGTTGCAACTAACGCGGGTCAAATCAAAACAGGTGCTCCTTCCCGTACAGACCGTATCGCAAAATACAACCAATTGCTTCGTATCGAAGATCAATTGGATGAGCTTGCTCAATACAATGGTCTTAAAGGGTTCTACAACCTCAAAAAATAA
- the gpmI gene encoding 2,3-bisphosphoglycerate-independent phosphoglycerate mutase: MTAPKPVALIIMDGFGLRNTVEGNAVAQAKKPNYDRFMSQFPHTTLTACGEAVGLPEGQMGNSEVGHLNIGAGRIVYQDLTRISKSIRDGEFYDNETLVKAVREAKQNGKKLHLYGLLSDGGVHSHIDHLFAMLDLAKKEEMNEVYIHAFLDGRDVMPDSGKDFMQKLIAKIDEVGVGKIATVQGRYYAMDRDKRWERVEKSYRAIVYGDGPKYTDPLKAVEESYEKSVFDEFVEPTVIVQADGEPVGLVESGDSVIFLNFRPDRAIQLSQVFTNSDFRGFDRGPKFPVGLHFVCLTLFSETVEGYVAYEPKNLDNTLGEVLVQNNKKQLRIAETEKYPHVTFFFSGGRDVELPGETRVLINSPKVATYDLQPEMSAYEVADAAVREIEADKHDAIILNFANPDMVGHSGMLEPTIKAVEVTDECMGRVVDAVLAKGGVVLITADHGNADMVFDEQGRPFTAHTTNPVPFIVTDPNVTLREGGILADIAPTILDLMQLPQPAEMTGTSVIATRK; the protein is encoded by the coding sequence ATGACAGCTCCAAAACCTGTAGCACTGATCATTATGGATGGCTTCGGTCTGCGTAACACGGTGGAAGGCAATGCGGTAGCGCAAGCCAAAAAACCGAACTATGACCGTTTTATGAGCCAGTTTCCACATACAACTTTGACTGCTTGCGGTGAGGCTGTAGGTTTGCCGGAAGGCCAAATGGGGAACTCCGAGGTAGGTCACCTGAACATTGGTGCCGGCCGGATCGTATATCAGGATTTGACCCGTATCTCCAAATCCATTCGTGACGGCGAGTTTTATGACAATGAAACACTTGTCAAAGCGGTACGCGAGGCGAAACAGAACGGTAAAAAGCTTCATCTCTATGGCTTGTTGTCCGATGGTGGCGTACATAGTCACATCGACCACTTGTTCGCTATGCTGGATTTGGCTAAAAAAGAAGAAATGAATGAAGTATATATTCATGCCTTCCTTGATGGCCGTGACGTTATGCCGGATAGCGGTAAAGACTTCATGCAGAAGCTGATCGCCAAGATTGATGAAGTGGGTGTAGGTAAAATCGCAACGGTTCAAGGCCGCTATTATGCTATGGACCGTGACAAACGGTGGGAGCGTGTGGAGAAATCTTACCGCGCTATCGTTTATGGTGATGGGCCGAAATACACGGATCCACTCAAAGCGGTTGAAGAATCGTATGAGAAATCCGTATTCGACGAATTCGTTGAACCAACGGTTATCGTTCAAGCGGACGGTGAACCGGTAGGTCTGGTAGAGAGCGGCGATTCCGTTATCTTCCTGAACTTCCGTCCTGACCGTGCGATCCAGTTGTCGCAAGTATTCACGAACTCCGACTTCCGCGGTTTCGATCGTGGACCGAAGTTCCCAGTGGGCTTGCACTTTGTGTGCCTGACATTGTTCAGCGAGACGGTTGAAGGTTATGTGGCTTACGAGCCGAAGAACCTCGACAATACGCTGGGTGAAGTGCTGGTACAGAACAACAAAAAACAACTGCGTATTGCTGAAACTGAGAAATACCCGCATGTAACCTTCTTCTTCAGCGGCGGCCGCGATGTAGAGCTTCCGGGCGAAACTCGAGTGCTGATCAACTCACCTAAGGTAGCAACGTATGACCTGCAACCAGAGATGAGCGCTTATGAAGTAGCAGATGCAGCAGTCCGTGAGATTGAAGCGGATAAACACGATGCGATTATCCTGAACTTTGCTAACCCCGACATGGTTGGACACTCCGGTATGCTGGAGCCAACGATCAAAGCGGTTGAAGTGACGGATGAGTGCATGGGTCGCGTTGTAGACGCGGTACTTGCCAAAGGCGGAGTAGTGCTGATCACTGCGGATCACGGTAACGCGGATATGGTGTTTGATGAGCAGGGACGTCCGTTCACAGCTCATACCACAAACCCGGTTCCATTTATTGTGACTGATCCAAATGTAACGCTGCGTGAGGGCGGAATTTTGGCCGATATTGCGCCAACTATTCTTGACCTGATGCAACTGCCACAACCGGCAGAAATGACGGGAACGTCCGTTATTGCTACCCGTAAGTAA
- the tpiA gene encoding triose-phosphate isomerase, protein MRTPIIAGNWKMFKTVSESNDFIQEVKGKAEVAGVETVICAPFTNLPSLVEAVKGTNIKIGAQNLHFEDNGAFTGEISGIMLKELGVDYVIIGHSERRQYFAETDETVNKKLHAAFRHGLTPIFCLGETLEEREANQTKDVCKVQTEAALAGLTAEQAAQVVIAYEPIWAIGTGKSSTSQDANEVIAYIRTLVKDLYNEQVADAVRIQYGGSVKPENVTEYLGQSDIDGALVGGASLQPASFIALVEGAK, encoded by the coding sequence ATGAGAACACCAATTATCGCGGGTAACTGGAAAATGTTCAAAACGGTTTCCGAATCCAATGACTTCATTCAGGAAGTTAAAGGAAAAGCGGAAGTCGCAGGCGTAGAAACAGTAATCTGCGCACCTTTTACAAACCTGCCATCCCTGGTAGAAGCTGTGAAAGGCACTAACATCAAAATCGGTGCACAAAATCTTCACTTCGAAGACAACGGTGCATTCACTGGTGAAATCAGCGGTATCATGCTGAAAGAACTGGGTGTTGATTACGTCATTATCGGTCACTCGGAGCGCCGTCAATATTTTGCGGAAACCGATGAGACTGTCAATAAAAAACTGCATGCAGCATTCCGTCATGGATTGACTCCAATCTTCTGCCTTGGTGAAACGCTTGAAGAACGCGAAGCGAACCAAACAAAAGACGTATGCAAGGTACAAACGGAAGCAGCTCTGGCTGGTTTGACTGCTGAGCAAGCAGCGCAAGTTGTAATCGCTTATGAGCCTATCTGGGCGATTGGTACAGGTAAATCCTCTACATCCCAAGATGCGAATGAAGTTATTGCTTACATCCGTACATTGGTGAAGGATCTGTACAACGAGCAGGTTGCAGATGCAGTTCGTATTCAATACGGCGGCAGTGTGAAACCGGAAAACGTAACAGAATACCTCGGACAAAGCGACATCGACGGCGCACTTGTTGGCGGTGCCAGCTTGCAGCCGGCTTCGTTCATCGCGCTTGTTGAGGGGGCGAAGTAA
- a CDS encoding phosphoglycerate kinase, giving the protein MNKKSVRDIELNGKRVFVRVDFNVPLEDGKITDDKRIRATLPTINYLIEKGAKIILASHMGRPKGEVVESMRLTPAAERLSELLGKPVTKADDSVGEAVKAQVAALKDGDVLLLENVRFHAGEEKNDPELAKQFAELADVFVNDAFGAAHRAHASTEGIAHLLPAVSGLLMEKELEVLGKAISNPERPFTAIIGGSKVKDKIDVIDNLLNIADNVIIGGGLSYTFMKAQGHEVGQSLLDESKLDVALGFIEKAKKLGKNFYLPVDIVISDDFSANANTKIVEVGDIPADWEGIDIGPKTREIYADVVKNSKLVVWNGPMGVFEIEPFSHGTRAVAEACATTSAYTVIGGGDSAAAAEKFKLADKMDHISTGGGASLEFMEGKVLPGVVALNDK; this is encoded by the coding sequence ATGAACAAAAAAAGTGTACGTGATATCGAATTGAATGGAAAACGGGTATTCGTCCGTGTAGATTTCAATGTGCCGCTTGAAGATGGTAAAATTACAGATGACAAACGTATTCGTGCGACACTGCCTACAATCAATTATCTGATTGAAAAAGGTGCTAAAATCATCTTGGCAAGCCACATGGGTCGTCCAAAAGGCGAAGTTGTAGAATCCATGCGTTTGACGCCAGCGGCTGAGCGTTTGTCTGAATTGTTGGGCAAGCCGGTTACCAAAGCGGATGATTCCGTTGGTGAAGCAGTTAAAGCTCAAGTCGCGGCATTGAAAGATGGCGACGTATTGCTGCTTGAGAACGTTCGTTTCCACGCAGGCGAAGAGAAGAATGATCCAGAACTGGCTAAACAGTTCGCCGAACTGGCTGACGTGTTTGTTAATGACGCGTTTGGTGCGGCTCACAGAGCACATGCTTCTACAGAAGGTATCGCTCACCTGCTTCCGGCAGTGTCCGGTTTGTTGATGGAAAAAGAGCTTGAAGTGTTGGGTAAAGCAATCTCCAACCCTGAGCGTCCTTTCACGGCAATCATCGGCGGTTCCAAAGTAAAAGACAAAATCGATGTGATCGACAACCTGCTCAACATTGCAGACAACGTAATCATCGGTGGCGGTTTGTCTTACACATTCATGAAGGCTCAAGGCCACGAAGTGGGTCAATCCCTACTGGATGAATCCAAACTGGATGTAGCTCTGGGCTTTATTGAAAAAGCAAAAAAATTGGGCAAAAACTTCTACCTGCCAGTGGATATCGTAATCTCTGACGATTTCAGTGCGAACGCAAACACGAAAATCGTTGAAGTTGGCGACATTCCTGCAGATTGGGAAGGTATCGACATCGGTCCTAAAACACGTGAGATCTATGCTGACGTAGTTAAAAACTCCAAACTGGTTGTATGGAACGGACCAATGGGCGTATTTGAAATTGAGCCATTCTCCCACGGTACTCGTGCAGTGGCAGAAGCTTGCGCTACAACATCCGCATACACCGTAATCGGCGGAGGCGACTCTGCAGCAGCAGCTGAGAAGTTCAAACTGGCTGACAAAATGGACCACATCTCCACAGGTGGCGGTGCATCGCTCGAGTTCATGGAAGGCAAAGTGCTTCCAGGCGTAGTTGCATTGAACGACAAGTAA
- the gap gene encoding type I glyceraldehyde-3-phosphate dehydrogenase, producing the protein MIKVGINGFGRIGRLAFRRIQNVEGIEVVAINDLTDAKMLAHLLKYDTTQGRFDGDVEVHDGFFKVNGKEVKVLANRNPEELPWGDLGVDIVLECTGFFTTKEAAEKHLKGGAKKVVISAPATGDMKTIVYNVNHDILDGTETVISGASCTTNCLAPMAKTLQDKFGIVQGLMTTIHAYTGDQNTLDAPHPKGDFRRARAAAENIIPNTTGAAKAIGLVIPELQGKLDGAAQRVPTPTGSLTELVTVLGKKVTAEEVNAAMKEASDPQTFGYTEDEIVSSDIVGITYGSLFDATQTKVLTVGDQQLVKTVAWYDNEMSYTAQLVRTLEHFAKMIK; encoded by the coding sequence ATGATTAAAGTAGGTATTAACGGTTTTGGACGTATTGGTCGCTTGGCATTCCGCCGTATTCAAAATGTAGAGGGCATTGAAGTTGTAGCAATCAACGACTTGACTGACGCTAAAATGCTGGCTCATTTGCTCAAATATGATACAACTCAAGGTCGCTTCGATGGCGATGTTGAAGTACACGACGGCTTCTTCAAAGTGAACGGCAAAGAAGTTAAAGTACTGGCTAACCGCAATCCTGAAGAACTGCCTTGGGGAGACCTGGGTGTAGATATCGTTCTGGAATGTACTGGTTTCTTCACAACGAAAGAAGCAGCTGAGAAACACTTGAAAGGTGGAGCTAAGAAAGTTGTTATCTCCGCACCAGCTACTGGCGATATGAAAACGATCGTTTACAACGTAAACCATGACATCCTTGATGGTACTGAAACAGTAATCTCCGGCGCATCTTGCACAACGAACTGCCTGGCTCCTATGGCAAAAACACTGCAGGACAAATTCGGAATCGTTCAAGGTTTGATGACTACAATTCACGCTTACACTGGCGACCAAAACACATTGGATGCTCCACACCCTAAAGGTGACTTCCGTCGTGCTCGCGCAGCAGCTGAAAACATCATTCCTAACACAACTGGTGCTGCTAAAGCGATCGGTCTGGTTATCCCTGAACTGCAAGGTAAATTGGATGGTGCAGCACAACGCGTACCAACACCAACAGGTTCCCTGACTGAGCTGGTAACTGTACTGGGCAAAAAAGTAACAGCTGAAGAAGTTAACGCAGCAATGAAAGAAGCTTCCGATCCACAAACTTTCGGATACACTGAAGACGAAATCGTATCTTCCGACATCGTGGGTATCACTTACGGTTCCCTGTTCGATGCGACTCAAACTAAAGTTCTGACAGTGGGCGACCAACAATTGGTTAAAACTGTAGCTTGGTATGACAACGAAATGTCCTACACAGCTCAATTGGTTCGCACATTGGAGCACTTTGCAAAAATGATCAAGTAA
- a CDS encoding sugar-binding domain-containing protein, whose translation MRTILEVQKQLLPDLMDVLKKRYTILHQIMLSDVIGRRTLANSMQMTERVLRAETDLLKAQGLIEIDSAGMKISEAGSNLLQQLEPVAKELFGLSELEERIKQAYGLQKVVVVPGDSDVSPYAKRELGRAGAKALGSIMSDNDVVAVTGGSTTAEVAEQLTPPTSLKGVWFVPARGGLGESLEIQANTIASTMAKRAGAQYKLLHVPDLLSDHAYESLIQDPGVQEILQLIRQSRIVIHGIGDAVEMAKRRKLAPEIIDELQEQGAVSESFGYYFNGQGEVVHTMLTLGMRLQDIERTDVVIGIAGGKSKAAAIHSVLRFGQEDILIIDEAAAEIIVAEME comes from the coding sequence ATGCGAACGATTTTAGAAGTGCAAAAGCAGCTTCTGCCTGATCTCATGGATGTCTTGAAAAAAAGGTATACAATTCTGCACCAGATCATGTTATCGGATGTGATTGGGCGGAGAACGTTAGCCAATTCCATGCAGATGACCGAGCGGGTTCTGAGAGCTGAGACCGATCTGTTAAAGGCTCAGGGACTTATCGAAATTGACAGCGCCGGTATGAAGATCAGTGAGGCGGGTTCCAATCTGCTGCAGCAGTTAGAACCTGTCGCGAAAGAGCTGTTTGGATTATCCGAGCTGGAAGAGCGAATCAAGCAAGCCTACGGTCTGCAAAAGGTAGTTGTCGTTCCTGGTGATTCGGACGTATCTCCTTACGCCAAGAGGGAACTTGGAAGAGCCGGAGCAAAGGCTCTCGGCAGTATTATGAGTGACAACGACGTTGTCGCCGTTACGGGTGGATCGACAACGGCTGAAGTCGCTGAACAACTCACACCACCTACTTCGCTTAAGGGTGTCTGGTTTGTACCAGCGCGCGGCGGACTGGGAGAAAGCCTGGAAATTCAGGCCAATACGATCGCATCCACGATGGCAAAGCGGGCAGGAGCCCAGTATAAACTCCTGCATGTACCGGATTTGCTTAGTGACCATGCCTATGAATCACTGATCCAGGACCCGGGTGTTCAGGAGATTTTACAGCTGATCAGGCAATCACGCATTGTGATCCATGGTATTGGTGATGCTGTGGAGATGGCGAAGAGACGCAAGCTTGCACCGGAGATCATCGATGAACTTCAGGAACAGGGTGCTGTATCGGAGTCCTTCGGGTATTACTTTAATGGTCAGGGTGAGGTGGTACATACCATGCTTACACTGGGTATGCGGCTTCAGGATATCGAACGCACTGATGTGGTGATCGGCATTGCGGGCGGCAAGAGCAAGGCGGCTGCCATTCATTCCGTACTGCGTTTCGGTCAGGAAGATATTCTGATTATAGATGAGGCTGCGGCCGAAATCATCGTCGCTGAAATGGAATAG